Proteins co-encoded in one Alcanivorax sp. genomic window:
- a CDS encoding amidase has product MSKELLTMSAQALKAAYQTGALSPVEVCSSLLDHIEKHDEALNAWCLIDRDTTLNWARESEQRYQDGKAEGLLDGIPVAVKDVFLTPMWPTVKGSRTIDPESTLNKRSPAVAALERHGYVPLGKTTTPEFGWKGITDSPLCGPTNNPWDPSKTAGGSSGGSSAAVAAGMAPLALGTDAGGSIRIPAGFCGIVGHKPTFSEVPHWPASPFGTLAHAGPMTRTVADAALMMNVMTEADPRDSLAAPRRHIDYVKELHQPMKGLRIAMSPNLGYVDVDADIDKAFKEAAKVFEALGAIVTEADPGFSNPLAAFSHLFYSGAANAMRDLGDRQRSLMDPALVEVAAKAEKLSMLDYLGAMNERMAVSERMAVFHTRYDLLITPTLPIEAFDTNREVPVDWPSTRWPTWTPFTYPFNMTGQPALSVPMGLNSNGLPMGLQIVGARFDDARVLAAGHAFEQAQPFVHLPPMLQD; this is encoded by the coding sequence GCTGGACCATATTGAAAAGCACGACGAGGCGCTCAATGCCTGGTGCCTGATTGACCGTGACACCACACTGAACTGGGCCCGGGAGTCCGAACAGCGCTATCAGGACGGTAAAGCGGAAGGGCTGCTGGATGGTATCCCGGTGGCGGTCAAGGATGTGTTCCTCACGCCCATGTGGCCCACCGTCAAAGGCTCCAGGACCATTGATCCGGAATCCACCCTCAACAAGCGCTCCCCCGCCGTTGCCGCACTGGAGCGTCACGGTTATGTCCCACTGGGCAAAACCACCACGCCGGAATTTGGCTGGAAAGGGATCACCGACAGCCCGCTCTGCGGCCCCACCAACAACCCCTGGGACCCGAGCAAGACTGCCGGTGGCAGTAGTGGCGGTAGCTCTGCCGCGGTTGCCGCGGGCATGGCGCCGCTGGCGCTGGGTACCGATGCCGGCGGCTCCATCCGTATTCCCGCCGGTTTCTGCGGCATTGTCGGCCACAAGCCCACCTTCAGCGAGGTGCCCCACTGGCCTGCCAGCCCCTTCGGCACTCTGGCCCATGCTGGCCCCATGACCCGCACCGTGGCAGATGCGGCGCTGATGATGAACGTGATGACCGAAGCGGATCCCCGCGATAGCCTGGCAGCCCCCCGTCGCCACATCGATTACGTCAAGGAGCTGCATCAGCCCATGAAGGGGCTGCGCATCGCCATGAGTCCCAATCTGGGCTACGTGGACGTGGATGCGGACATCGACAAGGCCTTCAAGGAAGCTGCCAAGGTGTTCGAAGCCCTTGGCGCCATCGTCACCGAAGCCGACCCGGGCTTCAGTAACCCGCTGGCCGCCTTCAGCCACCTTTTCTACAGTGGTGCCGCCAATGCCATGCGCGACCTCGGCGATCGCCAACGCAGCCTGATGGATCCGGCTCTGGTGGAAGTGGCTGCCAAGGCAGAGAAGCTCAGTATGCTGGATTACCTCGGCGCCATGAACGAGCGGATGGCGGTAAGTGAACGCATGGCGGTGTTCCACACCAGATACGATCTGTTGATCACACCCACCCTGCCCATCGAAGCCTTCGACACTAACCGTGAAGTGCCGGTGGACTGGCCCAGCACCCGCTGGCCCACATGGACGCCGTTTACCTACCCCTTCAACATGACCGGCCAGCCAGCGCTGTCAGTCCCCATGGGGCTAAACAGCAATGGTCTGCCCATGGGCCTGCAAATTGTCGGCGCCCGCTTTGACGACGCGCGGGTACTGGCCGCCGGCCACGCCTTCGAACAGGCACAACCATTCGTTCACCTGCCGCCGATGCTGCAGGATTAA
- a CDS encoding pyridoxal phosphate-dependent aminotransferase gives MMGNINLDTDFYESEDPIWNPALLTIPVPGIRRMVNLAADLDDVIHLSIGQPDFKPPGHVIQAGVDALNAGQTGYTMDAGLPELLEALAEYYSTRYGRPLSPENLMITTGATEAIYLALTATSAPGREFIVPDPSFMLYGPLIRMNGGTVKSIATRAENDHQLDPQEVIDAMGPNTFAVVLNSPSNPTGTIYPRETIEAIVEEAAYRGIHVISDEVYDHLIYDGREYPSVLSCCSDLDHVMVISSFSKTFSMAGMRVGWLIGSQGAIKKLRRYHMFTTTVANTPCQWAGVAALRGSNQFIDSMVEEYQQRRDRLVELVEQTPHLTGYRPEGAFYLFPSLPEGVDGANVALKMLRETGVCTISGDTFGEAGKSALRISYSTSLDQIEEAFERIIPWMKKQNFS, from the coding sequence ATGATGGGCAATATCAATCTGGACACGGATTTCTACGAAAGCGAAGACCCGATCTGGAACCCGGCGTTGCTCACCATTCCGGTGCCGGGCATTCGCCGCATGGTGAACCTGGCCGCAGACCTGGACGACGTGATCCACCTGTCCATCGGCCAGCCAGACTTCAAACCACCGGGCCATGTTATCCAGGCCGGGGTAGATGCACTGAACGCAGGCCAGACCGGCTACACCATGGACGCCGGCCTGCCGGAATTGCTGGAAGCGCTGGCTGAATATTACAGCACCCGTTATGGTCGGCCACTGTCACCGGAAAACCTGATGATTACCACCGGGGCCACTGAAGCCATCTACCTGGCCCTGACAGCCACCTCCGCTCCGGGACGCGAGTTCATCGTTCCTGATCCTTCTTTCATGTTGTATGGACCATTGATACGCATGAATGGAGGAACGGTAAAAAGCATTGCCACCCGGGCCGAAAACGACCACCAACTGGATCCCCAGGAAGTGATTGATGCCATGGGCCCTAATACTTTCGCCGTGGTACTCAACTCTCCCAGCAATCCCACCGGCACCATCTACCCCCGGGAGACCATTGAAGCCATCGTGGAAGAAGCGGCCTATCGCGGCATTCATGTGATCAGTGACGAGGTCTACGACCACCTGATCTACGATGGTCGCGAATATCCCAGCGTGCTCTCCTGCTGCTCAGATCTGGATCATGTCATGGTGATCAGCAGTTTTTCCAAAACCTTCTCCATGGCGGGCATGCGGGTTGGCTGGCTGATCGGCAGCCAGGGCGCCATCAAGAAACTGCGTCGCTACCACATGTTCACCACCACCGTGGCCAACACGCCGTGTCAGTGGGCCGGGGTAGCCGCCCTGCGCGGCAGCAACCAGTTCATCGACAGCATGGTCGAGGAATACCAGCAACGCCGCGACCGACTGGTAGAACTGGTAGAACAGACCCCGCACCTGACCGGCTACCGACCGGAAGGCGCCTTCTATTTGTTCCCTTCACTACCGGAAGGCGTAGACGGCGCCAATGTGGCCCTGAAAATGCTGCGCGAAACCGGCGTCTGCACCATCTCCGGCGACACCTTCGGCGAAGCCGGCAAGAGCGCGTTACGCATCAGCTACTCCACCTCCCTGGATCAGATAGAGGAAGCATTCGAACGAATCATTCCATGGATGAAGAAACAGAACTTCAGTTGA
- the secF gene encoding protein translocase subunit SecF, producing the protein MSKATMNINFMGARKPLGILSVLLVIASVVLLVTRGLNLGLDFTGGTTVVVKSPVDVELAQARSDLANAGFDDAVVQHYGSPKEVNVRVAPRDGADADEVGYDVFAALKLQNDQLELMKVEFVGPQVGDELRDESGTAMLLALGLMMIYVWFRFSNKFGVATVVALFHDVLIVLGLFSLVQWPFDLTVLAAVLALIGYSLNDSIVVADRIREDFRNSRQNDPDKIINSAVNATFSRTINTSLTTMLVLLALFFFGGEVMRAFSEALLVGVLVGTYSSIYVVSNILFMMNVSKEDFIIPEPEEIDEMP; encoded by the coding sequence ATGAGTAAAGCAACCATGAACATCAACTTTATGGGCGCCCGCAAACCGTTGGGCATCCTTTCCGTGCTGCTGGTAATCGCTTCCGTGGTGTTGCTGGTCACCCGTGGTTTGAATCTGGGCTTGGACTTTACCGGTGGCACCACCGTGGTAGTGAAAAGCCCGGTGGACGTGGAGCTGGCCCAGGCGCGTTCGGATCTGGCCAATGCCGGTTTTGATGATGCCGTCGTGCAGCACTACGGTTCACCGAAGGAAGTGAATGTCCGTGTGGCACCCCGTGATGGTGCAGATGCGGATGAAGTGGGTTATGACGTGTTCGCGGCACTCAAGCTGCAGAACGACCAGCTGGAACTGATGAAAGTGGAGTTTGTTGGCCCCCAGGTGGGCGACGAACTGCGTGATGAATCCGGTACGGCCATGTTGCTGGCGCTGGGTCTGATGATGATTTACGTCTGGTTCCGCTTCTCCAACAAATTTGGTGTGGCGACGGTTGTGGCGTTGTTTCATGATGTGCTGATTGTGCTGGGATTGTTCTCGCTGGTGCAGTGGCCGTTTGATCTGACGGTGCTGGCGGCGGTGTTGGCGCTGATCGGTTACTCGCTCAATGACTCCATTGTGGTGGCTGACCGAATCCGTGAAGACTTCCGCAATTCCCGGCAGAATGATCCGGACAAGATCATCAACAGCGCGGTGAATGCCACTTTCAGCCGGACTATCAACACCTCCTTGACGACCATGCTGGTGTTGCTGGCGCTGTTCTTCTTCGGTGGTGAAGTGATGCGCGCGTTCTCTGAAGCGCTGCTGGTGGGGGTGCTGGTCGGTACCTACTCTTCCATCTATGTGGTGAGCAACATCCTGTTCATGATGAATGTGAGCAAGGAAGACTTCATCATTCCGGAGCCGGAAGAAATTGATGAAATGCCTTAA
- the secD gene encoding protein translocase subunit SecD, with the protein MTRYPRWKFFLLLTVLVVCGLYALPNLYPDAPAIQISHADAGGEVSDVARQRVLGALDEAGLSHGPGESVGTSLLVRLSDTEAQLRARDLAAVELGDNYVVALNLAETTPEWLRSIGASPMNLGLDLRGGVHFLLQVDMDAVVTSRMEAWAGNAKLTLRDAGVRYRSVDVDGTTLTVTFADQVAADAARAPLRQALDKFTMKPAGDAPETVLQLNDSALKEMQDYAVDQNRTALNKRVNELGVAEAVVQRQGADRIVVQLPGIQDASQARRILGRTATLEFRLVDNTVSQARLRTGMAPPGLEFFPFKGQEGRIVALNKSKIATGDQVIDARMGFDQQSGSPEVNVTLDSDGARRMQRITGKNVGNPMGVLFIETKTDVKKVEDADGKLVDKITSSTDKFVINVATIQDTLGSRFRITGLDNPAEASELALLLRAGSLAAPVSIVEERTVGPSLGAENIEAGLKSMALGLVLVLVFMIVWYKLFGVIANVALLGNLIIIVGIMSLIPGATLTLPGIAGIVLTVGMAVDANVLIFERIKEELRRGLNPRQAIEEGYGRAFTTILDANITTLIVAVILFAAGTGSVQGFAVTLFIGILTSMFTAIIGTRALAEMVYGRGARAPAKLSI; encoded by the coding sequence ATGACCCGCTACCCACGCTGGAAATTTTTCCTGCTTTTGACCGTACTCGTTGTGTGCGGTCTCTACGCCCTGCCGAACCTGTACCCGGACGCCCCCGCCATTCAGATCAGCCATGCTGATGCGGGGGGCGAAGTCTCTGATGTTGCCCGTCAGAGAGTGCTGGGGGCACTGGATGAGGCCGGACTCAGTCACGGCCCCGGCGAATCCGTCGGCACTTCCCTGCTGGTGCGCCTGAGTGACACGGAAGCACAGCTGCGGGCCCGTGATCTGGCCGCCGTTGAGCTGGGCGACAACTACGTGGTTGCCCTGAACCTGGCCGAAACCACTCCGGAGTGGCTGCGCTCCATCGGCGCCAGCCCCATGAACCTGGGCCTGGACCTGCGTGGCGGGGTGCATTTCCTGCTGCAGGTGGATATGGATGCGGTGGTGACCAGCCGTATGGAAGCCTGGGCCGGCAATGCCAAGCTGACTCTGCGTGACGCCGGCGTGCGCTATCGCAGCGTGGATGTGGATGGCACCACCCTGACGGTGACCTTTGCGGATCAAGTGGCGGCAGATGCCGCCCGTGCACCGCTGCGTCAGGCGCTGGACAAGTTCACCATGAAACCCGCGGGCGATGCCCCGGAAACGGTTCTGCAGCTCAACGACAGCGCCCTCAAGGAAATGCAGGATTACGCGGTGGACCAGAACCGCACCGCCCTGAACAAGCGGGTTAACGAACTGGGTGTGGCAGAGGCGGTGGTGCAGCGTCAGGGTGCGGATCGCATTGTGGTGCAGTTGCCGGGTATTCAGGATGCCTCCCAGGCTCGCCGTATTTTGGGCAGGACTGCCACGCTGGAATTTCGTCTGGTGGACAACACGGTGTCACAGGCTCGTCTGCGCACTGGTATGGCGCCTCCGGGGCTGGAGTTCTTCCCGTTCAAGGGCCAGGAAGGTCGCATCGTTGCGCTGAACAAGTCCAAAATCGCCACCGGTGATCAGGTCATCGATGCCCGCATGGGTTTCGACCAGCAATCCGGTTCGCCGGAAGTGAACGTAACACTGGATTCCGACGGTGCCCGTCGTATGCAGCGCATCACCGGCAAGAACGTGGGCAATCCCATGGGCGTGCTGTTCATCGAAACCAAAACCGATGTGAAGAAGGTGGAAGACGCGGATGGCAAGCTGGTGGACAAGATCACCAGTAGCACGGACAAGTTCGTGATCAACGTGGCCACCATTCAGGACACCCTGGGCAGCCGCTTTCGGATTACCGGCCTGGACAATCCGGCGGAAGCCTCTGAATTGGCCTTGCTGCTGCGGGCGGGTTCCCTGGCTGCGCCGGTAAGCATTGTTGAAGAACGGACCGTCGGCCCGAGCCTGGGGGCTGAAAACATTGAGGCCGGTCTCAAGTCCATGGCGCTGGGTCTGGTGCTGGTGCTGGTGTTCATGATCGTCTGGTACAAGCTGTTCGGTGTGATCGCCAATGTGGCCTTGCTGGGCAACCTGATCATCATCGTCGGTATCATGTCCCTGATTCCCGGCGCGACCCTGACCCTCCCGGGTATTGCCGGTATCGTTCTGACCGTGGGTATGGCGGTGGATGCCAACGTGCTGATCTTTGAACGGATCAAGGAAGAGCTGCGCCGCGGACTGAACCCGCGACAGGCCATCGAGGAAGGCTATGGTCGTGCCTTTACCACCATTCTCGATGCCAACATCACTACCCTGATCGTGGCTGTGATCCTGTTTGCTGCCGGTACCGGTTCGGTACAGGGCTTCGCCGTAACGCTGTTTATCGGCATTCTGACCTCCATGTTCACGGCCATCATCGGTACCCGTGCCCTGGCGGAAATGGTTTACGGGCGTGGCGCCCGTGCACCGGCGAAACTGAGTATTTAA
- the yajC gene encoding preprotein translocase subunit YajC, which translates to MKIAMRSLLALLATAMVSPAFAAPAAPAGPGGVELIMLVVMMVVFYFFLIRPQQKRAKEHKSLVENLSKGDEVVTSGGILGKIAKVTDEFVVVEISNNLEIKLQKQSIQATLPKGTIKSI; encoded by the coding sequence ATGAAAATCGCAATGCGTTCCCTGCTGGCTCTGCTGGCCACCGCCATGGTTTCCCCGGCCTTTGCCGCGCCCGCCGCGCCTGCCGGCCCGGGTGGTGTCGAGCTGATCATGCTGGTAGTGATGATGGTGGTGTTCTACTTCTTCCTGATTCGTCCGCAGCAGAAGCGTGCCAAGGAACACAAGAGCCTGGTGGAAAACCTGAGCAAGGGTGATGAAGTGGTCACCAGCGGCGGGATCCTGGGCAAAATTGCCAAGGTAACTGACGAATTTGTGGTGGTGGAGATCAGTAACAACCTGGAAATCAAACTGCAAAAGCAGAGCATCCAGGCCACCCTGCCCAAAGGCACTATCAAGTCCATCTAA
- the tgt gene encoding tRNA guanosine(34) transglycosylase Tgt: protein MTFQLNTTDGAARRGEITFPRGTIQTPAFMPVGTYGTVKGMLPKDLADTGAEICLGNTFHLMLRPGTEVIEAHGSLHGFMQWDKPILTDSGGFQVFSLGEMRKISEQGVVFKNPINGDKVELTPERAMQVQRSLGSDICMIFDECTPFPATEQQARDSMELSLRWAKRSKDAHEGNDAACFGIVQGGMYDNLRRESLAGLVDIGFDGYAVGGLSVGEPQDEMLRTLGNLTPHMPQDRPRYLMGVGKPEDIVEAVRRGVDMFDCVMPTRNARNGHLFTAEGVIKIRNAKHRHDLSPLEAGCDCYTCQHFSRSYLHHLDRCNEMLGSQLNTIHNLRYYQRLMAGLRGAIEGGTLSAFVDDFYAARGEQTPAL from the coding sequence ATGACATTCCAGCTCAACACTACCGATGGCGCGGCGCGGCGGGGGGAGATTACCTTTCCGCGGGGCACTATCCAGACTCCGGCGTTCATGCCGGTGGGGACCTATGGCACCGTGAAGGGCATGTTGCCGAAGGATCTGGCCGATACCGGTGCCGAGATCTGTCTGGGCAATACTTTTCACCTGATGCTGCGCCCCGGTACCGAGGTCATTGAAGCCCATGGTTCATTGCATGGTTTCATGCAGTGGGATAAACCGATCCTTACTGACTCTGGCGGCTTTCAGGTGTTCAGCCTGGGGGAAATGCGCAAGATCTCCGAGCAGGGCGTGGTGTTCAAGAACCCCATCAATGGCGACAAGGTGGAGCTGACCCCGGAGCGTGCCATGCAAGTGCAGCGTTCCCTGGGGAGCGATATCTGCATGATCTTTGATGAGTGCACTCCGTTTCCGGCCACCGAACAACAGGCCCGTGATTCCATGGAGCTGTCCCTGCGCTGGGCAAAGCGTTCAAAGGACGCCCATGAAGGCAACGATGCCGCCTGTTTTGGCATTGTCCAGGGCGGTATGTACGACAACCTGCGTCGTGAATCCCTGGCCGGGTTGGTGGATATTGGGTTCGACGGCTATGCGGTCGGCGGCCTCAGCGTGGGCGAGCCCCAGGACGAAATGCTGCGTACCCTCGGCAATCTGACCCCGCACATGCCGCAAGACCGTCCCCGTTACCTGATGGGGGTGGGCAAGCCGGAAGATATCGTGGAAGCGGTTCGCCGTGGTGTGGATATGTTCGATTGCGTGATGCCCACCCGGAATGCCCGTAACGGCCACCTGTTCACCGCCGAAGGCGTGATCAAGATCCGCAACGCCAAACATCGCCATGACCTGTCTCCCCTGGAGGCGGGTTGTGACTGCTATACCTGCCAGCATTTCTCGCGCAGCTACCTGCATCATCTGGATCGTTGCAACGAAATGCTTGGCTCCCAGCTCAATACCATCCATAACCTGCGCTATTACCAGCGCCTGATGGCTGGATTGCGGGGGGCCATTGAAGGGGGTACATTGTCCGCCTTTGTGGACGACTTCTACGCAGCGCGGGGCGAGCAAACCCCTGCGCTGTAG
- the queA gene encoding tRNA preQ1(34) S-adenosylmethionine ribosyltransferase-isomerase QueA yields MNVDDFDFELPDGLIARHPPAQRRDARLLALTLDHLQHQQFPDLLSHVRPGDLLIFNDTRVIPARLFGQKDSGGKVEVLIERVVDDHEALAHVRASKSPKPGSWLQFDQGVRAQVTGRRDALFILQFQGCDTLLGALEQIGHVPLPPYIDRPDEAGDMERYQTVYAREPGAVAAPTAGLHFDDEMLAALEQHGVDIGYVTLHVGAGTFQPVRVDKVEDHHMHSERYQVPDSLVEQVAQAHARGGRIVAVGTTALRALEAASQSGSLQAGQGETDIFIYPGYQFRLVECLLTNFHLPRSTLLMLISAFAGKERVMAAYQAAIEAEYRFFSYGDAMFIERMPEAGRQMPDASGLEGA; encoded by the coding sequence GTGAACGTCGACGATTTTGATTTTGAACTCCCGGATGGGCTGATTGCCCGCCACCCGCCCGCCCAGCGTCGCGATGCGCGTCTGCTGGCTCTCACCCTTGACCACCTGCAGCATCAGCAGTTTCCGGATCTGTTGAGCCATGTGCGACCTGGCGATCTGTTGATCTTCAACGACACCCGGGTGATCCCGGCTCGCCTGTTTGGCCAGAAGGACAGCGGCGGCAAGGTCGAGGTGCTGATTGAGCGGGTGGTGGATGACCACGAGGCGCTGGCCCATGTGCGTGCCTCAAAATCCCCCAAACCGGGAAGCTGGTTGCAGTTTGACCAGGGCGTGCGCGCCCAGGTCACCGGCCGCCGGGATGCCCTGTTCATTCTTCAGTTTCAGGGCTGCGACACCCTGCTTGGGGCCCTGGAGCAGATCGGCCATGTGCCGCTGCCGCCCTACATCGACCGTCCGGATGAAGCCGGTGATATGGAGCGTTACCAGACCGTGTATGCCCGCGAGCCCGGTGCGGTGGCAGCGCCTACCGCCGGGCTGCATTTTGATGACGAGATGCTGGCGGCGCTGGAGCAGCACGGGGTTGATATTGGCTATGTCACCCTCCATGTAGGAGCAGGGACGTTTCAGCCGGTGCGGGTGGACAAGGTGGAAGACCACCATATGCACAGCGAGCGTTACCAGGTTCCGGACAGCCTGGTGGAGCAGGTGGCCCAGGCCCATGCCCGTGGCGGCCGCATCGTGGCCGTGGGCACCACCGCCCTGCGGGCGCTGGAAGCGGCCAGCCAGTCCGGCAGCCTGCAGGCCGGGCAGGGTGAAACCGACATCTTCATCTACCCCGGCTACCAGTTCCGGCTGGTGGAGTGTCTGTTAACCAATTTCCATCTGCCCAGGTCCACCCTGCTGATGCTGATCAGCGCTTTCGCCGGGAAGGAAAGGGTCATGGCTGCCTATCAGGCCGCGATCGAGGCAGAGTATCGCTTCTTCAGTTATGGCGATGCCATGTTTATTGAAAGAATGCCGGAAGCTGGACGCCAGATGCCTGACGCTTCGGGTTTGGAGGGGGCATAA
- a CDS encoding RDD family protein, with protein sequence MTDYAPPAGLLKRLMALVYDGFLVLALWFVTAGIFVLVYPSLGLPMESINGVDRAAPAYLQGLLFPILMVETWLFYAWFWMRGGQTLGMRAWRLQVRDYRGGPVKLWQTLARFLAACLSWGLFGAGYLVVLIAPHQTLHDRLSATATVQLPKQAKKR encoded by the coding sequence ATGACTGATTATGCTCCCCCAGCCGGTTTGCTCAAGCGCCTGATGGCGTTGGTCTATGACGGCTTTCTGGTGCTGGCACTGTGGTTTGTCACTGCCGGTATTTTTGTACTGGTATACCCAAGCCTCGGGTTGCCCATGGAATCCATCAATGGTGTGGACCGGGCGGCGCCAGCCTATCTGCAAGGGTTGCTTTTCCCGATCCTGATGGTGGAAACCTGGCTGTTCTATGCCTGGTTCTGGATGCGTGGCGGCCAGACCCTGGGCATGCGTGCCTGGCGCCTGCAGGTGCGTGATTACCGGGGTGGCCCGGTGAAGTTGTGGCAAACCCTGGCCCGTTTTCTGGCGGCCTGCCTGTCTTGGGGGCTGTTTGGCGCCGGTTATCTGGTGGTGTTGATCGCCCCTCACCAGACCCTGCATGATCGTCTGTCTGCCACGGCCACCGTGCAGCTGCCGAAACAGGCAAAGAAGCGCTGA
- a CDS encoding PP2C family serine/threonine-protein phosphatase, with the protein MIWRGQGRTHKGRRPANEDAFVCRDGEGLWAVIDGMGGHEAGDLAASMVCESLETLSLGGGIAHRLVAVETALQTANHAIRHHAAINMRSKPMGATVAVLLVYRGEAAVVWAGDSRLYRYDGDGVAMLTRDHTPVQALVDAGELDEKQAMQHPRANVIYQAVGIGERLQLDQIRFEPDHEHRFLLTSDGIHSVLAVDELTSLMRHGVTASGVLKAALDRGSRDNVTAVVIAADAEE; encoded by the coding sequence ATGATCTGGCGGGGACAGGGACGTACCCACAAGGGCCGTCGGCCGGCCAACGAGGACGCGTTTGTCTGTCGTGACGGCGAGGGGTTGTGGGCTGTGATTGATGGCATGGGCGGCCATGAGGCCGGCGACCTGGCGGCCAGCATGGTGTGTGAATCACTGGAAACCCTCTCGCTGGGGGGCGGTATCGCCCACCGTCTGGTAGCGGTAGAAACTGCACTCCAGACCGCCAATCATGCCATTCGCCACCATGCCGCCATCAACATGCGCAGCAAGCCCATGGGGGCCACGGTGGCGGTGTTGCTGGTATATCGCGGTGAAGCTGCCGTGGTGTGGGCCGGAGACTCACGGCTTTATCGCTATGACGGTGACGGGGTGGCCATGCTGACCCGGGACCACACCCCGGTGCAGGCGCTGGTAGATGCCGGCGAGCTGGATGAGAAGCAGGCCATGCAGCACCCCCGAGCCAACGTGATCTATCAGGCGGTGGGCATAGGCGAGCGGCTGCAACTGGATCAGATCCGCTTTGAGCCAGATCACGAACACCGCTTTCTGTTGACCAGCGATGGCATTCATTCCGTACTGGCGGTGGACGAGTTGACGTCCTTGATGCGCCATGGGGTTACCGCTTCCGGCGTGCTCAAGGCTGCGCTGGATCGTGGTAGCAGAGATAATGTCACTGCCGTGGTCATTGCTGCAGACGCAGAAGAATAG